A single region of the Theileria annulata chromosome 4, complete sequence, *** SEQUENCING IN PROGRESS *** genome encodes:
- a CDS encoding ubiquitin-conjugating enzyme E2, putative (SMART UBCc (SM00212) at aa 20-170, E()=1.24e-50) — translation MSIIARELLKRQFLGTLHNNKITRDVNSMFSVGLEDDNYFKWRVCFEGPSETPYEGGIFTVIMTFPEDFPNNPPEMFFKNQMWHPNIYPDGRVCISILHPPGSDRYNEQELPNERWRPILGVETILISVISMLGEPNLESPANVDAGVQLKNDPKEYRKKVKMLTRKTLE, via the exons ATGAGCATTATCGCAAGGGAATTGCTTAAGCGGCAATTTTTGGGTACTTtacataataata AAATTACAAGAGATGTTAATTCTATGTTTTCCGTCGGTTTAGAAGACGACAATTACTTCAAGTGGAGAGTTTGCTTCGAAGGACCTTCTGAAACCCCTTATGAAGGAGGAATATTCACCGTAATCATGACATTTCCTGAAGACTTCCCAAACAATCCCCCCGAGATGTTCTTTAAGAATCAAATGTGGCACCCGAATATATATCCAGACGGCAGAGTTTGCATAAGTATACTGCATCCACCAGGTTCCGACAGGTACAATGAACAGGAGCTACCTAATGAGCGATGGAGACCTATTCTGGGAGTTGAGACCATTCTTATAAGTGTAATTTCAATGCTAG GAGAACCTAATTTAGAATCTCCCGCAAACGTCGACGCGGGTGTTCAACTTAAAAATGATCCTAAAGAATATCGCAAAAAGGTCAAAATGTTGACCAGGAAAACACTAGAATAA